The Schistocerca cancellata isolate TAMUIC-IGC-003103 chromosome 4, iqSchCanc2.1, whole genome shotgun sequence genome contains a region encoding:
- the LOC126183221 gene encoding 52 kDa repressor of the inhibitor of the protein kinase produces MIFTKGNVCSAINCSNNRKKTPHLSFFRFPKDPERSKKWLINGRRQDLLQKDVVYLHNNVKFCALHFESNQFMSAEKKKLVWNAVPTLFDVPNKPQLVMMKTKLPYKHESVTAKTIKLSPDTEETATTSVTTRETHIKSLTTEFATQTSFEDEMLRLREIIRVWENRVTCKNVQIIRLRTKLLCD; encoded by the exons atGATTTTTACGAAAGGCAACGTATGTAGTGCAATAaattgcagtaataataggaagaagacaccacatttgtcattcttcaggtttcctaaggatcctgagag gagcaagaaatggttaataaatgGTAGGagacaggacctgctgcaaaaagatgtcgtttatttgcacaataacgtgaagttttgtgCATTACATTTCGAGTCAAACCAGTTCATGAGCGCGGAAAAGAAGAAATTAGTATGGAATGCAGTTCCTACATTATTTGACGTGCcgaataagccacaactagtgatgatgaagacaaaatTGCCATACAAACATGaaagtgttactgcaaaaacaataaaactgtctcccgacacagaagaaacagctaccacaagtgtTACTACACGAGAGACACATATAAAATCACTAACAACGGAATTtgcaacacagacatcttttgaagatgaaatgcttagattacgTGAAATTATTCGTGTGTGGGAAAATCGTGTGACATGTAAAaacgtgcaaatcattagacttcgtACAAAATTACTATGTGACTAG